From Bacillus pumilus, one genomic window encodes:
- a CDS encoding RicAFT regulatory complex protein RicA family protein yields the protein MTLYSKKEIVERARELAKMISETEEVDFFKKAEAQINENTKISTIINQIKALQKQAVNLKHYGKHEALKQVEEKIDALQEELDEIPVIQEFKESQVEVNSLLQLVAHTISNQVTDEIILSTGGDLLLGETGSKVKNSSPSCSIK from the coding sequence ATGACGCTTTATTCAAAAAAAGAGATTGTCGAGCGTGCAAGAGAGCTCGCTAAAATGATTTCTGAAACAGAAGAAGTTGATTTCTTCAAGAAAGCAGAAGCGCAAATCAATGAAAATACAAAAATTTCAACGATTATTAATCAAATTAAGGCGCTTCAAAAACAAGCTGTGAATTTAAAGCATTACGGCAAACATGAAGCCTTAAAGCAAGTGGAAGAAAAAATCGATGCCCTGCAAGAAGAACTGGATGAAATCCCGGTGATTCAAGAATTCAAAGAATCACAAGTGGAAGTCAATTCCCTGCTTCAGCTCGTAGCGCATACGATTTCTAATCAAGTAACAGATGAAATCATTCTTTCAACCGGCGGTGATCTCTTATTAGGAGAAACCGGTTCAAAAGTGAAAAACTCATCACCAAGTTGCTCCATTAAATGA
- the cotE gene encoding outer spore coat protein CotE → MSEYREIITKAVVAKGRKFTQSTHTISPSQKPTSILGGWIINHKYDAEKVGKTVEIEGTFDINVWYSYADNTKTEVVTERVKYVDIIKLRYKDKNFLDDEHEVIAKVLQQPNCLEVTISPNGNKIIVQAEREFIAEVVGETKIVVEVNSSWKEKDDHEWEEEVDEELEDIHPEFLAGDPEE, encoded by the coding sequence ATGTCTGAATACAGAGAGATTATTACAAAAGCGGTGGTTGCAAAAGGGAGGAAATTCACCCAAAGCACACACACCATTTCTCCATCGCAAAAACCAACCAGCATCCTAGGTGGTTGGATCATTAATCATAAGTATGATGCTGAAAAGGTCGGTAAAACTGTTGAGATTGAAGGAACCTTTGATATTAACGTATGGTATTCTTACGCTGATAACACAAAAACAGAAGTCGTCACAGAACGGGTGAAATATGTAGACATCATCAAACTGAGATATAAAGATAAAAATTTCCTTGATGATGAGCATGAAGTGATTGCAAAAGTGCTGCAGCAGCCCAATTGCCTAGAAGTGACCATTTCACCAAACGGCAATAAAATTATCGTTCAGGCAGAGCGTGAATTCATTGCTGAAGTGGTAGGAGAAACAAAAATTGTTGTAGAGGTCAATTCAAGCTGGAAAGAAAAAGATGATCACGAGTGGGAAGAAGAGGTGGATGAGGAGTTAGAGGATATTCATCCAGAATTCCTAGCGGGTGATCCAGAAGAATAA
- the mutS gene encoding DNA mismatch repair protein MutS, which translates to MASYTPMIQQYLKIKAEYQDAFLFFRLGDFYEMFFDDAKEAAQELEITLTSRDGGTIPMCGVPYHSASAYIEQLISKGYKVAICEQVEDPKTAKGVVKREVVQLITPGTVMDGKGLSENENNFIASVTKFENGYGLALSDLSTGENMAAFIDRLDEVVSEIYSVGAKEIVVSKQLDEETVKTLKERCQATISYEDSDELIDEAERLVSRLSEQLRSAFLTLYAYLRRTQKRSLDHLQQVQVFELEQTMKIDLYSKRNLELTETIRSKSKKGSLLWLLDETKTAMGGRLLKQWIDRPLIRLSQIKERQEMVQILMDHLFEREDLRERLKQVYDLERLAGRVAFGNVNARDLIQLKESLKQVPAIKELVHSLPEEMAKSRANDIDPCGDLLDLLEDALYENPPMTLKEGNLIKDGYNAKLDEYRDASRNGKDWIARLEQQEREYTGIRSLKVGFNKVFGYYIEVTRANTHLLEEGRYERKQTLANAERYITPELKEKEALILEAESNISELEYELFAALREQVKVYIPRLQLLAKQMSELDALQCFATVSEKRRYIRPEFSEDEVDVIDGRHPVVEKVMDHQEYVPNDCHMGKGRQTLLITGPNMSGKSTYMRQMALISILAQIGCFVPASKATLPIFDQIFTRIGAADDLISGQSTFMVEMLEAKNAMVHATKNSLILFDEIGRGTSTYDGMALAQAIIEFVHDHIGAKTLFSTHYHELTVLESQLSELKNVHVRAEEHEGTVVFLHQIKEGAADKSYGIHVAQLAELPDAIIDRAQTILTELESGSHEVTPHVSAAPKTEKTEEKQQLSFFEVEEKPQTKPVLKQKDQAVIEELKSFNLMDMTPLEAMTKLYELQKKL; encoded by the coding sequence ATGGCAAGTTATACGCCCATGATACAGCAATATTTAAAGATCAAGGCAGAGTATCAAGATGCCTTTTTATTTTTTCGCTTAGGCGATTTTTATGAGATGTTTTTTGATGACGCAAAAGAAGCGGCACAAGAATTGGAAATTACGTTAACAAGCAGAGATGGCGGGACAATACCAATGTGCGGTGTTCCTTATCATTCTGCTTCTGCATACATAGAACAATTGATTTCAAAAGGCTACAAAGTCGCGATTTGTGAGCAGGTGGAAGATCCTAAAACGGCAAAAGGTGTAGTCAAAAGAGAAGTCGTTCAACTCATTACACCAGGTACGGTGATGGATGGTAAAGGATTAAGTGAAAATGAAAACAACTTCATTGCCTCTGTGACAAAGTTTGAAAATGGATATGGACTTGCACTTTCCGATTTATCTACCGGTGAAAACATGGCGGCGTTCATTGATCGATTAGATGAAGTCGTGTCTGAAATTTATTCTGTCGGTGCAAAAGAAATTGTGGTGTCAAAGCAGCTGGATGAAGAAACAGTCAAGACCTTAAAGGAACGGTGCCAAGCGACCATTTCATACGAAGATAGTGATGAATTGATCGATGAAGCTGAGCGACTCGTGTCCCGCCTGAGCGAGCAACTAAGATCGGCCTTTTTGACATTATATGCCTATTTAAGAAGAACGCAAAAAAGAAGTCTCGATCACCTTCAGCAAGTTCAAGTGTTTGAGCTCGAACAAACAATGAAAATTGATCTTTACTCAAAACGAAATCTTGAACTAACAGAGACGATCCGCTCAAAAAGCAAGAAGGGCTCTTTATTATGGCTGCTAGATGAAACAAAAACAGCGATGGGCGGAAGGCTGCTCAAACAATGGATCGACCGGCCGTTAATTCGCCTTTCGCAAATTAAAGAGCGTCAGGAAATGGTGCAAATTTTGATGGATCATCTCTTTGAACGAGAGGATCTGCGAGAACGGTTAAAGCAAGTATATGATCTCGAACGTTTAGCTGGCCGTGTCGCATTTGGCAACGTGAATGCCCGTGATCTCATTCAGTTAAAAGAATCCTTAAAACAAGTGCCAGCCATTAAAGAGCTTGTGCATTCATTGCCAGAGGAAATGGCGAAATCAAGAGCGAATGATATTGACCCTTGTGGTGACTTACTTGATTTATTAGAAGATGCGCTATATGAGAATCCGCCGATGACGTTAAAAGAAGGCAATTTAATTAAAGACGGCTACAATGCAAAATTAGATGAATACCGTGATGCCAGCCGAAATGGGAAGGACTGGATTGCACGGCTTGAACAGCAAGAAAGAGAATACACAGGCATTCGCTCCTTAAAAGTCGGGTTTAATAAAGTGTTCGGTTATTATATCGAAGTGACACGCGCGAATACGCATCTTCTGGAGGAAGGGCGTTATGAAAGAAAACAAACGCTTGCCAATGCAGAGAGGTATATTACACCTGAATTGAAAGAAAAAGAAGCGCTGATTCTTGAGGCAGAATCAAATATAAGCGAACTGGAATATGAACTATTCGCAGCTCTCAGGGAACAAGTGAAAGTCTATATTCCGAGATTACAGCTGCTCGCAAAACAAATGAGTGAGCTGGATGCCCTCCAATGTTTTGCGACTGTCAGTGAAAAGCGCCGTTATATCCGTCCGGAATTCTCAGAGGATGAGGTGGATGTCATAGATGGCCGTCACCCAGTCGTTGAAAAAGTGATGGATCATCAGGAGTATGTGCCAAATGACTGCCATATGGGAAAAGGCCGGCAAACCTTACTCATTACTGGACCGAATATGTCAGGGAAAAGTACGTATATGAGACAAATGGCGCTTATCTCAATTCTTGCGCAAATTGGCTGCTTTGTGCCGGCATCAAAGGCGACCCTTCCGATCTTTGATCAAATCTTTACACGCATTGGTGCGGCAGATGATTTGATTTCTGGTCAGAGTACTTTTATGGTAGAGATGCTTGAAGCAAAAAATGCGATGGTGCATGCAACGAAAAACAGCTTGATCTTATTTGATGAAATTGGACGCGGGACAAGCACTTATGATGGAATGGCTCTTGCGCAGGCAATCATTGAATTTGTTCACGATCATATTGGTGCCAAAACGCTATTTTCTACACATTACCATGAGCTCACAGTCCTGGAGTCTCAATTAAGCGAGCTGAAAAATGTCCATGTACGTGCTGAAGAGCATGAAGGCACGGTCGTTTTCTTACATCAAATCAAAGAGGGGGCAGCTGATAAAAGCTATGGTATTCATGTAGCTCAGCTTGCTGAATTGCCTGATGCCATCATCGATAGGGCCCAGACCATTTTGACGGAGCTTGAGAGCGGTTCACATGAAGTGACCCCGCACGTATCTGCAGCCCCAAAAACAGAAAAGACCGAGGAAAAACAGCAGCTTTCTTTCTTTGAAGTAGAAGAAAAACCGCAAACTAAACCAGTTCTAAAACAGAAAGATCAAGCGGTGATCGAGGAATTAAAGTCATTCAACCTAATGGACATGACCCCGCTCGAAGCGATGACAAAGCTATATGAATTGCAAAAGAAATTATAA
- the mutL gene encoding DNA mismatch repair endonuclease MutL, which yields MAKIIQLSDDLSNKIAAGEVVERPASVVKELMENAIDASSTVIEIDVEEAGLSSIRMIDNGVGIDAEDCKLAFQRHATSKIKDENDLFRVRTLGFRGEALPSIASVSHLEMKTSTGEGAGTHLVLQGGKIISEKKTSGRRGTEIVVTNLFYNTPARLKYMKTVHTELGNISDVVNRIALAHPEVSIRLRHQGKVLLQTNGNGDVRHVLAAIYGTAVAKKMVPLHVQSLDFEVKGYISLPEVTRASRNYMSSVVNGRYVKHFPLVKAVHEGYHTLLPIGRHPITFIEMKMDPILVDVNVHPSKLEVRLSKEQELHELIKQGIKEVFQKQQLIPSASVPKKAPMPAIKNEQQSLTFDAKKINTSVSETPLSYQPEPLESVVYETSQTGTYGTPEQEKTEASSPVFYEDAPSERVQLEESAASLEYEESVLREDVAETISENERVPVMYPIGQMHGTYILAQNERGLYIIDQHAAQERIKYEYYREKVGEIKQEVQEMLVPLTFHYSKNDMLIIEEHKEILTKVGVFLEPFGSGSYIVRSHPQWFPKGEEAELIEEIIEQVLDEKRVDIKKLREEAAIMMSCKGSIKANRHLRHDEIKALLDELRQTKDPFTCPHGRPIIIHHSTYEMEKMFKRVM from the coding sequence ATGGCAAAGATTATTCAGTTATCCGATGACCTATCCAATAAAATTGCTGCAGGTGAAGTAGTCGAGCGTCCGGCTTCTGTCGTAAAGGAGCTTATGGAAAATGCAATTGATGCAAGCAGTACAGTGATTGAAATCGATGTAGAAGAAGCAGGTCTTTCCTCTATTAGAATGATTGATAATGGTGTTGGAATCGATGCTGAAGATTGTAAGCTCGCCTTTCAGCGCCATGCAACGAGTAAAATCAAAGATGAAAATGATCTGTTCCGTGTCAGAACGCTCGGATTCAGGGGAGAGGCGCTGCCAAGTATCGCATCTGTCTCTCATCTAGAAATGAAAACAAGTACTGGTGAAGGAGCTGGAACGCACCTGGTACTGCAAGGCGGAAAGATCATTTCAGAGAAAAAAACCTCTGGCCGCCGCGGTACCGAGATTGTCGTTACCAACTTATTTTACAATACGCCTGCCCGCTTAAAATACATGAAAACCGTTCATACGGAGCTTGGCAATATATCGGATGTCGTCAATCGAATTGCGCTGGCTCACCCAGAAGTATCGATTCGCTTGCGACATCAAGGGAAAGTCCTGCTTCAGACGAATGGAAACGGGGATGTGCGGCATGTGCTTGCGGCCATTTACGGGACAGCTGTTGCGAAAAAAATGGTGCCGCTTCACGTGCAATCACTTGATTTTGAAGTGAAAGGATATATCTCCTTGCCAGAAGTGACAAGGGCATCACGGAATTATATGTCTTCTGTTGTAAACGGCAGATATGTTAAGCATTTTCCGCTCGTGAAAGCGGTCCATGAAGGGTATCACACCCTGCTGCCGATTGGCCGCCATCCGATTACATTTATTGAGATGAAGATGGACCCCATTTTAGTGGATGTGAACGTTCACCCTTCGAAGCTTGAAGTGAGACTAAGTAAAGAGCAGGAACTTCATGAGCTAATCAAACAAGGAATTAAGGAAGTATTTCAAAAGCAGCAACTCATTCCAAGTGCTTCGGTACCAAAGAAAGCACCAATGCCAGCTATCAAAAATGAGCAGCAATCCTTAACCTTTGATGCGAAAAAAATAAACACAAGCGTGTCGGAAACGCCGCTATCCTATCAGCCGGAGCCTCTCGAATCGGTTGTATACGAGACAAGTCAGACGGGTACATATGGGACGCCTGAGCAGGAAAAGACTGAGGCGTCATCACCCGTATTTTATGAAGATGCTCCATCTGAGCGTGTTCAGTTAGAGGAATCCGCCGCTTCACTAGAATATGAAGAGTCGGTACTGAGAGAAGATGTTGCAGAAACCATTTCAGAAAACGAACGTGTTCCAGTCATGTATCCCATCGGGCAAATGCACGGCACATATATTTTGGCTCAAAATGAACGAGGGCTTTATATTATCGATCAGCATGCGGCCCAGGAGCGAATCAAGTATGAGTATTATCGTGAGAAGGTAGGAGAGATCAAGCAGGAAGTGCAAGAAATGCTCGTCCCATTAACATTCCACTACTCGAAAAACGATATGCTGATTATTGAAGAGCATAAAGAGATACTAACGAAAGTGGGCGTCTTCTTAGAGCCTTTCGGTTCAGGAAGCTACATTGTTCGGTCGCATCCGCAGTGGTTTCCAAAAGGGGAAGAGGCTGAACTGATCGAAGAGATTATAGAGCAAGTGCTAGATGAGAAGCGTGTTGATATCAAAAAATTGAGAGAAGAAGCGGCGATCATGATGAGCTGTAAAGGTTCTATCAAAGCAAATCGCCATTTGCGTCATGATGAAATCAAAGCCTTATTAGATGAACTCCGGCAGACAAAGGACCCCTTCACTTGTCCGCACGGCCGGCCGATCATCATTCATCACTCGACATATGAAATGGAAAAAATGTTTAAACGGGTCATGTGA
- the bslA gene encoding biofilm surface layer hydrophobin BslA, which produces MKKTWTMIMMGMLTLVMALSVPIAASAEGVKTEEGKASTNARPAELYAKITGTSKQEWSFSDIELTYRPNSVLSIGAIEFTLPAGFQATTKDIFNGKALKDSYILNSGKTVRIPARIDLLGISQYKLQLSHKVLPAAGTYTFRAENRALSIGSKFYAEDTLDIQTRPVVVTPPNPCGC; this is translated from the coding sequence ATGAAAAAAACATGGACAATGATCATGATGGGAATGCTTACACTGGTCATGGCACTATCGGTACCGATTGCCGCATCCGCAGAAGGAGTCAAAACGGAGGAAGGCAAAGCATCAACGAATGCAAGACCAGCTGAACTTTATGCAAAAATTACAGGTACAAGTAAGCAGGAATGGTCTTTTTCTGACATTGAGCTGACATACCGCCCAAATTCTGTTTTAAGTATCGGTGCCATTGAGTTCACATTGCCTGCAGGCTTTCAAGCGACAACAAAAGACATCTTCAATGGAAAAGCATTAAAAGACAGCTACATTTTGAACAGTGGAAAAACTGTCCGCATTCCAGCTAGAATCGATTTATTAGGAATTTCACAATATAAATTACAACTTTCTCATAAAGTACTTCCTGCTGCAGGTACATACACGTTCCGCGCAGAAAACCGTGCGCTTAGCATTGGTTCTAAATTTTATGCAGAGGACACCCTTGATATTCAAACACGACCAGTTGTGGTCACACCGCCAAATCCTTGTGGATGCTAA
- a CDS encoding CarD family transcriptional regulator: MFQIGDKIVYPMHGAGVIEGMEEKEILGKTEEYFLIQMPNMQMMIPRGRINQLGIRPVADQATLKVVMNNFAEETNDDTLTWKQRYDENLKKLKTGAIEDGADVVKDLMRRNQKKALNSSEKKMLEDARGMLVSEISLAQGLSQDEVLSALENELRV, encoded by the coding sequence TTGTTTCAAATAGGTGATAAAATTGTTTATCCTATGCATGGTGCCGGTGTGATTGAAGGAATGGAAGAAAAAGAGATTTTAGGTAAGACGGAGGAATATTTTCTGATTCAAATGCCGAATATGCAGATGATGATCCCAAGAGGCAGAATCAATCAACTAGGTATACGTCCGGTAGCAGATCAAGCAACGCTAAAAGTTGTGATGAACAATTTTGCAGAAGAAACAAACGACGACACGCTTACTTGGAAGCAAAGATATGATGAAAATCTGAAAAAGCTAAAAACAGGTGCGATCGAAGATGGTGCAGACGTTGTCAAAGATCTGATGAGACGCAATCAGAAGAAAGCATTAAATTCAAGTGAAAAGAAGATGCTTGAAGATGCACGAGGCATGTTAGTGAGTGAGATTTCTCTTGCACAAGGACTGTCGCAAGATGAAGTCCTTTCAGCTTTAGAGAATGAACTAAGAGTTTAA
- a CDS encoding poly-gamma-glutamate hydrolase family protein: protein MKRLLICGFIFLILCALLMVKCSHSVQEKKEQKQYQEEVEKYQKERKKGDQYESFKQLIRHEREGYEIEFHEKGGSDLLVFSPHGGEIEPGTSEIVEAFQEKYSTYLFEGTKQDNNRDLHITSTKFDEPILVQMIKTYPFSISIHGYKSDKRHTLVGGTNEKMQRAVVRELKDRGFSAEMVQEGERLSGTDPKNINNRNASGESVQLEISTAQREAFFDNFDTRKGKKKAFRRYISALKEVLREFDPSS from the coding sequence ATGAAAAGGCTACTGATATGTGGATTCATCTTTCTGATCCTGTGTGCTCTTTTAATGGTGAAATGCAGCCATTCTGTTCAAGAAAAAAAAGAGCAAAAGCAATATCAAGAAGAGGTAGAAAAGTATCAAAAAGAGCGAAAAAAAGGGGATCAATATGAAAGCTTTAAACAGCTTATCCGACATGAAAGAGAAGGCTATGAAATAGAATTTCACGAAAAGGGTGGAAGTGATTTACTCGTCTTTTCTCCTCATGGAGGGGAAATTGAACCAGGAACAAGTGAAATTGTAGAAGCATTTCAAGAAAAGTACTCTACGTATTTGTTTGAAGGAACAAAACAAGACAATAATCGTGATTTGCATATTACAAGCACCAAGTTTGATGAACCGATATTGGTTCAAATGATTAAAACGTACCCCTTCTCCATTTCCATCCACGGCTATAAAAGTGATAAAAGACACACGCTAGTTGGCGGGACAAACGAAAAAATGCAAAGAGCAGTTGTACGAGAATTAAAGGATCGAGGATTTTCTGCAGAAATGGTGCAAGAAGGCGAACGGCTTTCAGGAACAGATCCCAAAAATATTAATAATCGAAATGCGAGTGGTGAAAGTGTTCAGCTAGAAATTAGTACGGCGCAGAGGGAAGCCTTTTTTGACAATTTTGATACGAGAAAAGGAAAGAAAAAAGCATTCAGACGTTATATCAGTGCTTTAAAAGAAGTATTAAGAGAATTTGACCCATCTTCGTAG
- a CDS encoding Rap family tetratricopeptide repeat protein: MAHKIPSSEVGVKINQWYTHICKFEVEQANDMKRLVEEEIHEMEEDQDLLLYYSLMDFRHQMMLQHLTPVHAGSETLQAVSFPKEMEDGEDEMTGLLGYYFHFFHGMYAFIQRRYIEAISYYKHAEHQLILVTDEIEKAEFYYKIAEVYYHMKQTYFSMHYAKKARDIYKKHQLYGKRSIQCDFVMAGNWIDVSQHQKALPYLEKALKVCEVMERQECTSYFKAMALNNLGACHYSMGTYHTATVFFEQAISLYQKDQASTMIKSLFSLALTCFKLGDIQRAGEAIRKGMKEACLLEDEIYQLKFQFLQALYIEKDSCEQLRSALFGLRSKKMFADLEELALDAANYYKERDMYKESSTFFEIVIEARTHIQKGDEMYENEA; this comes from the coding sequence ATGGCACACAAAATACCATCTTCCGAAGTAGGTGTAAAGATCAATCAATGGTACACGCATATTTGCAAATTTGAAGTCGAACAAGCAAACGATATGAAGCGCCTTGTTGAAGAAGAAATTCATGAGATGGAAGAGGATCAAGATTTACTTCTATATTATTCTCTAATGGATTTTCGCCATCAAATGATGCTTCAGCATTTAACGCCAGTCCATGCAGGGAGTGAAACGCTTCAAGCCGTGTCTTTTCCGAAAGAAATGGAAGATGGAGAAGATGAGATGACAGGCTTGCTCGGCTATTACTTTCATTTTTTCCATGGAATGTATGCGTTTATCCAGCGCCGGTATATCGAGGCTATTTCCTATTACAAGCATGCGGAACATCAACTGATCTTAGTGACAGATGAGATTGAAAAAGCGGAATTTTACTATAAAATCGCTGAAGTATACTATCATATGAAACAAACTTATTTCTCCATGCATTATGCTAAAAAGGCGAGAGACATTTATAAGAAACATCAGCTTTATGGAAAAAGAAGCATTCAATGTGATTTTGTCATGGCAGGTAATTGGATTGATGTGAGTCAGCACCAAAAAGCGCTTCCTTATTTAGAAAAAGCGTTAAAGGTCTGTGAAGTGATGGAACGGCAAGAATGCACATCTTATTTTAAAGCGATGGCTCTTAATAACTTAGGTGCTTGTCATTATAGTATGGGAACGTATCATACAGCGACTGTCTTTTTTGAACAAGCCATTTCCCTTTATCAAAAAGATCAAGCATCCACGATGATCAAATCATTATTTTCACTTGCCCTTACTTGTTTTAAACTCGGAGATATCCAGCGGGCGGGCGAGGCTATACGTAAAGGAATGAAAGAGGCTTGTTTATTGGAAGATGAAATTTATCAGTTGAAATTCCAATTTTTGCAGGCGCTTTATATAGAAAAAGACAGCTGTGAGCAATTAAGGTCGGCCCTTTTTGGTCTGCGAAGCAAAAAAATGTTTGCTGATTTAGAGGAATTAGCACTTGATGCGGCTAATTATTATAAGGAACGCGACATGTACAAGGAATCTTCCACTTTTTTTGAGATTGTGATCGAAGCGCGTACGCACATTCAAAAAGGAGATGAGATGTATGAGAACGAAGCATAA
- a CDS encoding S8 family peptidase, translating to MFGFSMVQMVRTQASKLDQPLRETVLHLYKPFKWTPCFLHRFLEGRLKKRKKLRVIIEFKEGAVEAGIQSAKQFMKKNRKTKIKRHFSHIDCCAADLTPAALEELLANGEHIRKIYLDRKVHALLDVATQASHTDEVIRNGTTLTGEGITVAVIDTGIYPHEDLEGRIRDFVDLVKQKTKPYDDNGHGTHCAGDVAGDGAASDGLYKGPAPKANLIGVKVLNKQGAGSLSTIIEGVEWCIQFNEDHPDDPIHIMSMSLGGDAQRYDDEQDDPMVRAVNAAWDQGIVVCVAAGNSGPNSQTIASPAVSQKVITVGAFDDRNTPESNDDIVAPFSSRGPTVYGETKPDILAPGVNIVSLRSPRSFLDKLDKSSRVDDDYTTLSGTSMATPICAGICALLLEHSPDLTPDNVKTLLKENTSKWSGDDPMIYGAGAIDAEKAIKE from the coding sequence ATGTTTGGATTTTCTATGGTGCAAATGGTCAGAACACAAGCTAGTAAACTGGATCAGCCTTTAAGAGAAACCGTCCTTCACCTTTATAAACCTTTTAAATGGACGCCATGCTTTCTTCATCGTTTCTTGGAAGGAAGATTAAAGAAGAGAAAGAAGCTTCGTGTGATCATTGAATTTAAGGAAGGTGCGGTCGAAGCAGGTATTCAAAGCGCAAAACAGTTCATGAAAAAAAATAGAAAAACAAAAATTAAACGGCACTTTTCACATATCGACTGCTGCGCTGCTGACCTAACACCGGCTGCTTTAGAGGAGCTGTTAGCGAATGGTGAGCATATTCGTAAAATTTATTTAGACCGGAAAGTTCATGCACTTCTGGATGTGGCCACACAAGCAAGTCATACTGATGAAGTCATCCGAAACGGTACAACCTTAACAGGGGAAGGTATTACGGTCGCTGTCATTGACACAGGGATTTATCCGCATGAAGATCTAGAAGGAAGAATTCGCGATTTTGTGGATTTAGTCAAGCAAAAAACAAAGCCTTATGATGATAACGGGCATGGCACTCACTGCGCTGGAGATGTAGCTGGAGACGGAGCTGCCTCAGATGGCTTGTACAAAGGACCTGCTCCAAAAGCTAATTTAATTGGCGTGAAAGTGTTAAATAAACAAGGGGCTGGATCACTTTCTACTATTATAGAAGGGGTTGAATGGTGCATCCAGTTCAATGAAGATCATCCTGATGATCCGATTCATATTATGAGTATGTCACTAGGCGGAGATGCCCAGCGTTATGATGACGAACAAGACGATCCGATGGTGCGCGCTGTCAATGCTGCTTGGGATCAAGGCATTGTTGTATGCGTCGCTGCCGGAAACTCTGGTCCTAACAGCCAAACGATTGCGAGCCCTGCCGTCAGTCAAAAAGTTATTACGGTTGGCGCTTTTGATGACCGGAATACACCAGAATCAAACGATGATATCGTGGCACCATTTTCGAGCAGAGGCCCTACTGTTTATGGTGAAACAAAGCCTGATATTCTCGCACCAGGAGTAAACATCGTCTCTCTTAGATCACCAAGGTCCTTTCTAGATAAACTCGATAAATCAAGCAGAGTCGATGACGATTACACGACGTTATCTGGCACATCTATGGCAACACCGATTTGTGCTGGTATTTGCGCTCTTCTTTTAGAGCATTCACCAGATTTAACGCCCGATAATGTCAAAACCCTGTTAAAAGAAAATACAAGTAAGTGGTCTGGAGATGACCCGATGATTTACGGAGCAGGTGCCATTGACGCAGAAAAGGCCATCAAAGAATAA
- a CDS encoding poly-gamma-glutamate hydrolase family protein — protein MKKFFALLLLLAIGWGVYYTMQAQEHDEPVSSGGEDESGSNDIYRNFKELEENESTSSYQITANPVPGSRLLVMSPHGGRIEGGVSEIVHFFDNDFSTYLFEGLRENASELHITSTNFDEPVGVAQAKAHDYILAVHGYKGEEGIDHTLVGGTDYDRAEKIVNSLERNGFSAELAVAHATLSGTSNHNINNLTKTGQSVQLEISRSQREALFDSFDFRRRSSTKNETFYRYVRAIRTVLDEEYT, from the coding sequence ATGAAGAAGTTTTTTGCTTTGCTTCTCCTGCTTGCGATCGGATGGGGCGTTTATTATACAATGCAAGCACAGGAACATGATGAGCCAGTGTCATCAGGTGGGGAAGACGAAAGCGGTTCAAATGATATTTATCGCAATTTTAAAGAACTGGAAGAAAACGAATCAACAAGCAGCTATCAGATTACAGCCAACCCAGTGCCTGGAAGCCGTCTTCTAGTGATGTCACCCCATGGCGGGAGGATTGAAGGCGGCGTGAGCGAGATCGTCCATTTTTTCGATAATGATTTCTCTACGTATTTGTTTGAAGGCTTAAGAGAGAATGCGTCAGAACTTCATATTACAAGCACAAACTTTGATGAGCCAGTCGGCGTCGCGCAGGCAAAAGCACACGATTATATCTTAGCAGTTCATGGATACAAAGGTGAGGAAGGAATTGACCATACTCTCGTTGGCGGAACAGATTACGACCGTGCAGAAAAAATTGTGAACTCATTAGAGCGGAACGGATTTTCTGCTGAACTGGCTGTCGCACACGCAACCCTGAGCGGAACAAGCAATCATAATATTAATAATCTTACAAAAACAGGGCAAAGTGTACAGCTAGAGATTAGTAGAAGTCAGCGTGAAGCTTTATTTGACAGTTTTGACTTTCGGCGGCGGTCGAGTACAAAAAACGAGACGTTCTACCGGTATGTCAGGGCGATTCGGACAGTGCTGGATGAGGAATATACATAA